AATCCAATCAGGAGAAGGCGCGAACGACGGCTGAAGTTGATGGATTGACCCGGAAAGAAACGCAAGAAAAGAGCCTGGCTGCTGATAAGGCAGTGAAGTCCGCTGAGCTGGACAAGGACGAGACGGTAGCAGAACGCGAAAATGCGTTGGCGCTTGCCAACGAACAGCGTTCGCTCCGGTTGGAAACAGCCAAAAATGAAGTATCTCTGCAAAAAGTGGGGTTACAAAAAGCCGAGCAGTTGGCAACAACTACCGCTCAGGCTGATGTGGCCTTACTTGACCAGGAACGCCAGAAGGCGATCTTGCAGGCAGGTGCTTTGGCTGATGCCGAGCGCGACGACCTGGTTCAGGAGCGCGATTTAACCCGCTCTGCCAAAAAGACCAAGGAAGACGCGGCTCGCTTGCTCGAAGAGCAGGAAAGCACGGCTGACCGAAACAAGGTGGTGACAGTAACGACTGCTGAGGCGAAAGCTGAAGCGCTGAAGATTGAAACCACTGCGCAGAACCAGGTCCGCCTGTCCAAGGCCCAGACCGAGGCCCAGGCTTCAGAACAAGAGGCTGCGGCCAAGGTGAAGATGGCTGACGCGACTCGCGCCGAAGCCGCTGCGCCTGGTTTGGCTGAAGCTGATGTTGATGAGCGTCGGGTGGCTATTGCTGAAAAGCAGGTGGCGGTTGATCGTGCATCGGGTGTTGCCCGAGCCGAAGTTGCACAGCTTGAAGCTGATGCGGAAATCCACCGCCAGGGCGGCTTGATGGAAATCCAGTTGAAATTGGCCCGCGAACAGGCCGAGCTCTTCACCACTAATCCGGCTTTATTCGAGCTGGAAAAGATGAAGCTGCAGCTTGGTCATGATCTCCAGGTCAAGCAGGCTGAGCTTTCAGCTCAGGTTCAGATTGCTACGGCAATGGCCGAGCATATGAATATCAGCGCAAACATCATCGGGGATGGATCCCGCGCGAGCGCGATTATGTCGCAGATGATGTCGATTGCGGCTGGAGCCCAGGTGGTGGGAGAACAGGTGCCTTTTATTGGCAACATGCTGAACGGCGCGAGCAATGGAAATGGGACGGCTTCTGCCGTTTCCACAACCAAGAG
The sequence above is drawn from the Syntrophales bacterium genome and encodes:
- a CDS encoding SPFH domain-containing protein, producing MDRNFRDEDEPRQGGNRGLREAAGDAVGMIADAGLEALQRKLNTRLYDIQSLQVDPEQGGGLFGFGKRVVVPADEVHVVSGHGIHSSPIAMKKATEVFGQAAKKTSVYWRNALTEVIALRTITFVIPVAGANSIGVDVLDKNRIPYNVTAHVVAKLDETQPEIAAQSVGNDIMGLAANIREVTEAQLLDAAAEMTLEEVLNDRQQLADKARDEVNATLTGLGYKLLYITIAELGGVAYEKLVEQAQATVTRDTTIQINAAQLKTHESNQEKARTTAEVDGLTRKETQEKSLAADKAVKSAELDKDETVAERENALALANEQRSLRLETAKNEVSLQKVGLQKAEQLATTTAQADVALLDQERQKAILQAGALADAERDDLVQERDLTRSAKKTKEDAARLLEEQESTADRNKVVTVTTAEAKAEALKIETTAQNQVRLSKAQTEAQASEQEAAAKVKMADATRAEAAAPGLAEADVDERRVAIAEKQVAVDRASGVARAEVAQLEADAEIHRQGGLMEIQLKLAREQAELFTTNPALFELEKMKLQLGHDLQVKQAELSAQVQIATAMAEHMNISANIIGDGSRASAIMSQMMSIAAGAQVVGEQVPFIGNMLNGASNGNGTASAVSTTKSLSELLAGVAPFIQSLVKEMNPKIFSTLTVEALMEALVPVVSGQKDLVSALQQIKDDANFRVIADMPVAPILKKIGLSPEKSDDAVAA